One genomic window of Prochlorococcus marinus str. NATL2A includes the following:
- the psbD gene encoding photosystem II D2 protein (photosystem q(a) protein): protein MTIAVGSATERGWFDALDDWLKRDRFVFVGWSGLLLFPTAFLAIGGWFTGTTFVSSWYTHGVASSYLEGCNFLTAAVSTPGDAMGHSLLFLWGPEAQGDLTRWFQLGGLWNFVALHGAFSLIGFMLRQFEIARLVGIRPYNALAFSAVIAVFTACFLIYPLGQHSWFFAPSFGVAAIFRFILFIQGFHNITLNPFHMMGVAGILGGALLCAIHGATVQNTLYEDSSQYSEGKAQSSTFRGFDPVQEEETYSFITANRFWSQIFGIAFSNKRFLHFLMLFVPVTGMWAASIGIVGLALNLRAYDFVSQEIRAAEDPEFETFYTKNILLNEGMRAWMSSVDQPHENFVFPEEVLPRGNAL from the coding sequence ATGACGATCGCTGTTGGAAGCGCAACAGAACGAGGTTGGTTTGACGCCCTCGATGACTGGTTAAAGCGCGACCGATTCGTATTTGTTGGTTGGTCTGGACTACTACTCTTCCCTACGGCTTTCCTAGCTATTGGTGGATGGTTTACAGGTACAACCTTCGTTTCTTCCTGGTACACCCATGGTGTAGCCAGTTCTTACCTTGAGGGATGCAATTTCCTCACAGCCGCTGTTAGTACTCCTGGCGATGCCATGGGTCACAGTCTTCTATTCCTTTGGGGACCAGAAGCTCAGGGCGATTTAACACGTTGGTTCCAACTTGGTGGCCTTTGGAATTTCGTTGCTCTTCACGGCGCGTTTAGTCTTATCGGCTTCATGCTTCGTCAATTCGAAATTGCCAGACTAGTTGGTATCCGTCCATATAACGCACTTGCTTTCTCAGCAGTTATTGCAGTATTTACTGCTTGCTTCCTTATCTATCCATTAGGACAGCACAGTTGGTTCTTCGCTCCTTCTTTTGGAGTTGCAGCAATATTCCGTTTCATCCTCTTCATTCAAGGATTTCACAACATTACGCTTAACCCATTCCACATGATGGGAGTAGCAGGAATTCTTGGTGGTGCTCTTCTTTGTGCTATTCACGGTGCAACAGTTCAGAACACTCTTTATGAAGATTCAAGTCAGTACTCTGAAGGTAAAGCTCAGAGTTCTACTTTCAGAGGTTTCGATCCAGTTCAAGAAGAAGAAACTTACTCATTTATTACAGCAAACCGTTTCTGGAGTCAGATTTTCGGAATTGCTTTCTCAAATAAGCGTTTCCTCCACTTCTTGATGCTCTTCGTACCAGTAACAGGTATGTGGGCTGCATCAATTGGAATCGTTGGATTAGCTCTAAACCTTCGTGCTTACGACTTTGTTAGCCAAGAAATCAGAGCTGCTGAAGATCCTGAATTCGAAACTTTCTACACAAAAAATATCCTTCTTAATGAAGGTATGCGTGCATGGATGTCTTCTGTAGACCAACCACACGAAAACTTTGTATTCCCTGAGGAGGTACTCCCACGTGGAAACGCCCTTTAA
- the psbC gene encoding photosystem II reaction center protein CP43, whose protein sequence is METPFNSLLKAPNQSLEETGYAWYVGNARLINLSGRLLGAHIAHAGLIVFWAGAMMLFEVSHFTMDKPMWEQGLICMPHVAMFGYGIGPGGEVTDVWPFFIAGVIHLVASGILGFGGVFHSLAGPEKLEEDFPFFSTDWRDKNQMTNILGFHLVVLGVGALLWSINWMYIGGAYDTWAPGGGEVRLINPTLDPRIIFGYLLSTPWGGGGWMVGVNSMEDIVGGHVYLGVIEIIGGLFHIFTQPYGWARRAFIWNGEGLLSYALGGICVASFVASCFIWFNNTAYPSEFYGPTNAEASQAQSFTFLVRDQRIGANVGSTMGPTGLGKYLMRSPTGEIIFGGETMRFWDFRGPWLEPLRGPNGLSLEKIQNDIQPWQVRRAAEYMTHAPNASINSVGGIITEPNAVNFVNLRQWLAGAQFFLGWFTFVGHLWHAGRARAAAAGFEKGISRSQEPALSMPDLD, encoded by the coding sequence GTGGAAACGCCCTTTAATAGTTTACTCAAAGCTCCTAATCAAAGTCTTGAAGAGACTGGTTACGCCTGGTATGTAGGAAATGCAAGGCTAATCAATCTTTCAGGAAGACTTTTAGGCGCTCACATTGCTCACGCAGGACTAATTGTGTTCTGGGCAGGCGCGATGATGCTTTTCGAAGTAAGTCACTTCACCATGGATAAACCCATGTGGGAACAAGGCTTAATTTGTATGCCTCACGTAGCCATGTTTGGATACGGCATTGGTCCAGGTGGAGAAGTCACGGATGTATGGCCTTTCTTCATTGCTGGTGTTATTCACCTAGTTGCATCTGGAATCCTTGGCTTTGGTGGTGTTTTTCACTCCCTTGCAGGCCCAGAGAAACTTGAAGAAGATTTCCCATTCTTCTCTACTGACTGGAGAGATAAAAACCAAATGACCAATATTCTTGGTTTTCATTTGGTTGTTCTTGGTGTTGGAGCTCTTCTATGGTCCATTAACTGGATGTACATAGGTGGTGCATACGACACTTGGGCTCCAGGTGGAGGAGAAGTTAGGTTGATCAACCCAACACTCGATCCAAGAATTATTTTTGGATATCTGCTATCAACCCCATGGGGTGGTGGTGGTTGGATGGTTGGTGTTAACTCAATGGAAGATATTGTCGGAGGACATGTTTACCTGGGAGTGATTGAAATAATTGGTGGTCTTTTCCATATCTTCACTCAGCCTTACGGGTGGGCAAGAAGAGCCTTTATCTGGAACGGTGAAGGTCTTCTAAGTTATGCGTTAGGTGGAATCTGTGTCGCAAGTTTTGTTGCCTCATGTTTCATCTGGTTTAACAACACTGCCTATCCATCTGAGTTCTACGGTCCAACAAACGCTGAAGCTTCTCAGGCCCAAAGTTTTACATTCCTAGTTCGTGACCAACGAATTGGAGCAAATGTAGGTTCAACAATGGGTCCGACTGGTTTAGGTAAATACCTAATGCGTTCTCCTACAGGTGAAATCATCTTTGGTGGAGAGACTATGCGTTTTTGGGATTTCCGAGGACCTTGGCTTGAGCCTCTTAGAGGACCAAATGGTCTCAGCCTTGAGAAGATTCAAAATGATATTCAGCCTTGGCAAGTTCGCCGCGCTGCTGAATACATGACACATGCTCCAAACGCTTCTATCAACTCAGTTGGTGGAATCATTACTGAGCCCAATGCTGTTAACTTTGTTAACTTGCGTCAATGGCTAGCAGGTGCTCAATTCTTCCTTGGTTGGTTTACTTTTGTAGGTCATCTTTGGCATGCCGGTCGTGCGAGAGCCGCTGCGGCTGGATTTGAAAAAGGTATCAGTCGTTCACAAGAGCCTGCTCTTTCAATGCCTGATCTAGATTAG
- a CDS encoding nucleoside triphosphate pyrophosphatase — MFVLASASKARQKLLDQIALRHKVIVSDFDETQLQEPDPILKVKLLAKAKADSALKKLIEENHALNTYQALLGCDSLFEFKGEIFEKPIDKEQLISRWQRMSGQSGFLHTGHCLISLDNSKSDRESISQNNSCDGVVSTRIEFMNLSNFEINKYASTSEPYNCAGGFAIEGNGGLFIKKIDGCFSNVIGLSLPWLKNNLEKFGLSRLLLDR; from the coding sequence ATGTTTGTGCTTGCCTCTGCATCCAAAGCACGTCAAAAATTACTTGATCAAATAGCTTTGAGACACAAAGTTATTGTAAGTGATTTTGATGAGACACAGCTTCAGGAACCAGATCCAATTTTGAAGGTAAAATTATTAGCCAAGGCTAAAGCTGACAGTGCATTAAAAAAGTTGATAGAAGAAAATCATGCCTTAAATACTTATCAAGCTTTATTAGGTTGTGATTCTTTGTTTGAGTTTAAGGGGGAAATTTTCGAAAAGCCAATTGATAAAGAGCAATTGATATCTAGATGGCAAAGGATGTCTGGTCAATCTGGTTTTTTACATACTGGTCACTGTTTGATTTCGTTGGATAATTCAAAATCTGATAGGGAAAGTATTTCACAAAATAATAGTTGCGATGGAGTTGTGAGCACAAGAATTGAATTTATGAATTTATCCAATTTTGAGATTAATAAATATGCTTCAACTTCAGAACCATACAATTGTGCAGGAGGCTTTGCCATTGAGGGAAATGGAGGACTTTTTATTAAAAAAATAGATGGATGTTTTAGCAATGTTATTGGTCTTAGCTTACCTTGGTTAAAAAATAATTTAGAAAAATTTGGTTTATCTCGCTTGCTTTTAGATAGATAA
- a CDS encoding Npun_F0494 family protein, whose protein sequence is MLLIDQKIFIRAKKGIRNCPFNLFLFQSLQKKSLSAQDIFENKSKYLRKEFMFINSSLFIENEFLKLIKIGVLRREVDGQGLTSKVRITPTGRKVLESHADLFTKRLSLIKKLIKCLKYQLSPR, encoded by the coding sequence ATGTTGCTGATTGACCAAAAAATCTTTATAAGAGCAAAGAAAGGGATTAGGAATTGTCCCTTTAACTTATTTCTTTTTCAAAGTCTTCAAAAAAAGAGTCTTAGTGCTCAAGATATTTTTGAAAATAAATCAAAATATTTGAGAAAAGAATTTATGTTTATCAATAGTTCTTTATTCATAGAGAATGAATTTCTTAAGTTAATTAAAATTGGTGTATTAAGAAGGGAAGTTGATGGCCAAGGGCTTACTTCAAAAGTTCGTATTACACCAACAGGAAGAAAAGTACTAGAAAGCCATGCAGATTTATTTACTAAAAGATTATCGCTTATAAAAAAATTAATTAAATGCCTAAAGTATCAATTATCACCGAGATGA
- a CDS encoding cobyric acid synthase translates to MNIDLKRTPLMVLGTSSGAGKTLIATAICRCLKRKGEQPIPFKGQNMSNNAWVDTKGREMAYSQALQSWSAGLEPSAEMNPVLLKPKGDCTSEVIHLGKSVGTSRAINYYEDWFDSGWEAIKKGLAILLKSKTDGRLILEGAGSPVEVNLQHKDLTNLKLAKYLNANCILVADIERGGVFAQIIGTIALMKPDEKKLIKGIIINRFRGDKALFETGVTWIEKETGIPVLGILPWLKEIFPPEDSLDLLERKQINQGAEIEIAIIKLPRISNFSDLDPFFSDSSIQMRWIEPGQELGEPDVLIIPGSKQTIKDLESLNKTGLSNQIKNYAKKGGNIFGICGGLQMLGKSLEDPHQQESINETSTSSNMGMNLLPIKTTFREIKHTSQREEKVSWPFSQNIKGFEMHYGESDLINNKDSEIISLFKNSSLGWVIEKKDKSFVGGTYLHGIFENDEWRRQWINKIRQKKGLNHLKIDEENNSDKRERLLDLLTDAFEKNINIDILIK, encoded by the coding sequence ATGAACATAGATCTCAAAAGGACTCCACTAATGGTTTTAGGAACCTCAAGTGGCGCAGGTAAAACGCTCATAGCAACTGCTATTTGTCGATGCTTAAAAAGGAAAGGGGAACAGCCAATACCTTTTAAGGGCCAAAACATGAGCAATAACGCCTGGGTTGATACGAAGGGAAGAGAAATGGCATATTCTCAAGCCCTTCAATCCTGGTCTGCAGGCTTAGAACCAAGTGCTGAAATGAATCCTGTGCTTCTAAAGCCAAAAGGGGATTGTACAAGTGAAGTAATTCATCTAGGCAAAAGTGTCGGCACTAGCAGAGCGATTAATTATTACGAAGACTGGTTCGATTCAGGCTGGGAGGCTATTAAAAAAGGCCTAGCAATATTATTAAAGAGTAAAACCGACGGAAGACTGATTCTTGAAGGGGCTGGAAGTCCCGTAGAGGTGAATTTGCAACATAAAGATCTTACAAATTTGAAATTAGCAAAATATTTAAATGCGAATTGTATTTTAGTAGCAGATATTGAAAGAGGAGGCGTTTTTGCTCAAATCATTGGAACAATTGCGTTGATGAAGCCTGATGAAAAAAAATTAATTAAAGGAATAATTATTAATAGGTTCAGAGGTGATAAAGCATTATTTGAAACAGGAGTTACATGGATAGAAAAAGAAACAGGAATCCCAGTTTTAGGAATATTACCTTGGCTAAAAGAGATTTTTCCACCTGAAGATTCCCTTGATTTACTTGAAAGAAAACAAATAAATCAAGGTGCAGAAATAGAAATTGCAATAATAAAATTACCTAGAATCAGCAATTTTTCTGATCTAGATCCTTTTTTTAGCGATTCAAGTATTCAAATGCGATGGATAGAGCCTGGCCAAGAGCTAGGGGAACCAGATGTATTAATAATTCCTGGAAGCAAACAAACAATTAAAGATTTAGAAAGTCTAAATAAAACTGGTTTGAGCAATCAAATAAAAAATTATGCCAAAAAAGGGGGAAATATTTTTGGCATATGTGGAGGTTTACAAATGCTAGGAAAATCATTGGAAGACCCACATCAGCAGGAAAGTATTAATGAAACAAGTACATCTTCAAATATGGGGATGAATCTTCTTCCAATCAAAACAACTTTTAGAGAAATCAAGCACACCTCACAAAGAGAAGAAAAAGTTTCATGGCCATTTTCTCAGAATATAAAGGGGTTTGAAATGCATTACGGGGAAAGTGATTTGATCAATAATAAAGATTCCGAAATTATTTCTCTATTTAAAAACAGTTCATTAGGGTGGGTAATAGAAAAAAAAGATAAAAGCTTTGTTGGAGGAACTTATTTACATGGAATTTTTGAAAATGATGAATGGCGAAGACAATGGATCAATAAAATAAGACAGAAAAAGGGATTAAATCATTTAAAAATTGATGAAGAAAACAATAGTGATAAAAGAGAAAGATTATTAGATTTATTAACTGATGCCTTCGAAAAAAATATAAATATAGATATTTTAATCAAATGA
- a CDS encoding 2Fe-2S iron-sulfur cluster binding domain-containing protein — protein MNTVKINWPNKKSSNCSPGVDWLKAAYDADIEIPTGCLGGSCGACEIEVNGEVVRACIATVPDKKELNVEFFSDPYW, from the coding sequence ATGAATACTGTGAAAATAAACTGGCCTAACAAGAAATCAAGCAATTGCTCTCCTGGAGTTGATTGGTTAAAAGCTGCCTATGATGCTGATATCGAGATCCCTACTGGATGCCTAGGAGGAAGCTGTGGGGCTTGCGAAATAGAAGTTAATGGTGAAGTAGTCCGTGCATGTATTGCAACAGTTCCGGATAAAAAGGAACTAAATGTTGAATTTTTTAGTGATCCTTATTGGTGA
- a CDS encoding extracellular solute-binding protein translates to MNSIKRLFTSVIAGTLLVSSSFNYVKASEREVRIYSGRHYNTDKQIYKQFAEETGIKIRLIEATGISLVERLKREGSNSKADVILLVDAARISNAAKSGLLQSYRSSKLDKNVPVEYRDPQARWYALTRRVRVMVANPKKVDINSIKDYSDLANPSLDGLVCVRKRSSPYNQSLVANQIVNKGEAQTKEWLKGMISNISQPFFPGDIGVIRAVAQGKCGVGIVNHYYVSRMLAGVNGRKDQRLAKKVKVLTPNPAHVNVSAGGIAKYAENKEEAIQLLEYLASPAGSSGLAGPTFEHPLVGFNKTDEVAQFGGFTPDSVTIDQLGANNKKAIQLMRKADWD, encoded by the coding sequence ATGAATTCAATTAAGCGTCTTTTTACTTCAGTAATAGCAGGTACTCTTTTAGTCTCTTCAAGTTTTAATTATGTAAAAGCCTCTGAGAGAGAAGTAAGAATTTATTCAGGCAGACATTACAACACTGATAAGCAGATATATAAGCAATTTGCAGAGGAGACTGGGATAAAAATCCGATTAATCGAGGCGACAGGAATTTCTCTAGTTGAAAGATTAAAAAGGGAAGGATCAAATTCTAAAGCCGATGTGATTCTTCTTGTTGATGCGGCTCGAATTAGCAATGCTGCCAAAAGTGGTCTTCTTCAGTCATATAGGTCTTCCAAATTAGATAAGAATGTTCCAGTGGAATATCGAGATCCTCAAGCAAGATGGTATGCCTTAACAAGAAGAGTAAGAGTCATGGTTGCTAATCCAAAGAAAGTTGATATAAATTCAATCAAAGATTATTCAGATCTTGCTAATCCTTCTTTGGACGGTCTCGTCTGTGTGAGAAAAAGGAGCAGTCCATACAATCAATCTTTAGTCGCCAATCAAATTGTTAATAAAGGAGAAGCCCAAACTAAAGAGTGGTTGAAAGGAATGATTTCAAATATTTCTCAGCCTTTTTTCCCTGGTGATATTGGTGTTATAAGAGCTGTTGCTCAAGGTAAATGTGGAGTGGGTATTGTCAATCACTACTATGTTTCAAGAATGCTTGCAGGTGTAAATGGTAGAAAAGATCAAAGGTTGGCTAAAAAAGTAAAGGTTCTTACTCCTAATCCTGCGCATGTGAATGTCAGTGCAGGTGGAATTGCTAAATATGCTGAAAACAAAGAAGAAGCTATTCAACTCCTGGAGTATCTTGCTTCTCCTGCTGGGAGTAGTGGGTTAGCTGGTCCAACATTTGAACACCCTTTAGTTGGTTTTAATAAAACCGATGAGGTTGCACAATTTGGAGGATTTACTCCTGATAGTGTGACCATTGATCAATTAGGAGCAAATAATAAAAAAGCCATACAGCTTATGAGAAAGGCAGATTGGGATTAA
- a CDS encoding Fe2+-dependent dioxygenase gives MEYLTHSLIAKSEARQIVNKLKAEKLSWQDGKKTAGSHASEKKSNFQLDKNSKLSIKLRDIIVNKIISNPLLKSFTLPSLIHGVMFTQSLAGHHYGSHIDNPYMPSGRSDLSFTLFLNAPEDYEGGELCIQTINKTEKIKLSAGEMIIYPSTQLHSVAEVKDGERHVCVGWIQSYVQNNEDRNFLFGLDAGAKGLLAKHGRSDELDLIFQAYSNILRRLGD, from the coding sequence ATGGAATATTTAACTCATTCTCTAATAGCCAAATCAGAAGCTCGTCAAATAGTCAATAAGCTAAAAGCAGAGAAATTATCTTGGCAAGATGGTAAAAAGACTGCAGGAAGTCATGCTTCAGAAAAAAAATCTAATTTTCAATTAGATAAAAATTCAAAACTATCAATTAAGCTTAGAGATATCATTGTTAATAAAATAATCTCGAATCCTCTTCTAAAAAGTTTTACATTACCTAGTCTTATTCATGGAGTCATGTTTACTCAATCCCTAGCTGGGCATCACTATGGGTCACATATTGATAATCCATATATGCCCTCAGGAAGAAGTGATCTATCTTTCACCTTATTTTTAAACGCGCCAGAAGATTATGAAGGTGGTGAATTATGTATTCAGACGATAAATAAAACTGAAAAAATCAAACTTTCTGCTGGAGAAATGATAATTTATCCGAGCACTCAACTACATTCTGTTGCTGAAGTCAAAGATGGTGAACGTCATGTATGTGTAGGCTGGATTCAAAGCTATGTTCAAAATAATGAAGATAGAAATTTCCTATTCGGACTGGATGCAGGAGCAAAAGGCTTACTAGCAAAACATGGAAGATCCGATGAATTAGATTTAATTTTCCAGGCTTACAGCAATATTCTAAGAAGATTAGGAGATTGA
- a CDS encoding iron uptake porin, which produces MKLFQRLLVAPAALGLMAPLAANADVSPVSSESDLSSEIIQARVDGVEAQLGEVMAGQFSSSTKMSGKAAFITGYVDDDSESDTDSITMEYMYQLNLNTSFTGEDNLYTRIKTGNVSDHFGDSGQGTYLSAANKNGGTLKVDKLWYQFPVGDSLQVWVGPRIENYYMLASSASIYKPITKQFANGPNGSSYGSSTSPGFGVAWTQEVEDPSAARWAVSANYTAKDGADSSSDNGLFGEKTRNFVLTKIEYGSPQWQVSLATSFKENGANGYDGYYHSKLADHDGDITAYGLRGYWKPDETGAIPEIQVGYESASMDSPSAGQAEDTSGWMIGLGWKDLFVDGNRAGVAFGSRQAATGIKGSGSDPSEDNTVWEAYYEFKINDGVTVTPAVFGSTDVEAEGKDITGAVLLTEFRF; this is translated from the coding sequence ATGAAGCTTTTTCAGCGTTTGCTGGTAGCTCCTGCTGCTTTGGGCCTAATGGCACCATTAGCCGCTAATGCCGATGTTTCTCCGGTATCTAGCGAATCAGATCTTAGTTCTGAAATCATTCAGGCTCGTGTTGATGGCGTAGAAGCGCAACTCGGCGAAGTAATGGCTGGTCAGTTCTCTTCATCAACAAAGATGAGTGGTAAGGCTGCTTTCATTACTGGTTACGTTGATGATGATTCAGAGTCAGATACTGACAGCATCACTATGGAATATATGTATCAGTTAAATCTGAATACAAGTTTCACTGGTGAAGATAATCTTTATACCCGTATCAAGACTGGTAACGTAAGCGATCATTTTGGTGATTCTGGACAGGGTACTTACTTGTCAGCTGCTAATAAAAATGGCGGCACATTGAAGGTAGACAAACTTTGGTATCAATTCCCAGTAGGAGATTCTCTTCAAGTTTGGGTTGGACCAAGAATTGAAAACTACTACATGCTAGCTAGTTCTGCTTCAATCTATAAGCCAATTACTAAGCAATTTGCTAATGGTCCTAATGGCTCTTCTTATGGTTCAAGCACAAGCCCAGGATTTGGTGTTGCATGGACACAGGAAGTTGAAGATCCCTCTGCTGCTAGATGGGCTGTAAGTGCTAACTACACTGCTAAAGATGGAGCTGATTCATCAAGTGATAATGGCCTGTTTGGTGAGAAAACCAGGAATTTCGTCTTAACTAAGATTGAGTATGGTTCTCCTCAGTGGCAAGTTTCTCTTGCAACTTCATTTAAAGAAAATGGTGCTAATGGTTACGATGGTTACTACCATTCAAAACTTGCAGACCATGATGGTGATATCACTGCTTACGGTCTAAGAGGATACTGGAAGCCAGACGAAACAGGTGCTATCCCTGAAATTCAGGTTGGTTATGAATCTGCTTCTATGGACAGCCCTTCAGCTGGTCAGGCGGAAGATACATCAGGTTGGATGATTGGTCTTGGTTGGAAAGATCTTTTTGTTGATGGCAATAGAGCTGGTGTTGCATTTGGTTCAAGACAAGCTGCTACTGGTATAAAAGGTAGTGGATCTGATCCATCTGAGGACAATACAGTTTGGGAAGCTTATTACGAGTTCAAAATTAACGACGGCGTAACAGTAACTCCTGCTGTATTTGGATCAACAGATGTTGAAGCAGAAGGAAAGGACATCACTGGTGCAGTACTTCTTACAGAATTTAGATTCTAA
- the glyQ gene encoding glycine--tRNA ligase subunit alpha, with translation MYFQDIISSLNNFWSEKGCLLLQPYDLEKGAGTMSPHSFLRAIGPEPWAVAYPEPCRRPTDGRYGDNPNRAQHYFQYQVLIKPSLDGIQEIYLSSLEALGISAKDHDIRFVEDNWESPTLGAWGVGWEVWLDGMEVTQFTYFQQCGGLDCKPVSIEITYGLERLAMYLQNVESIWDLSWNKKTKYGDIWLPFETGQCKYNFEESNSENLRKLFEIYEEEAHQLIAKKLPAPCLDYVLKCSHTFNLLEARGVISVTERTKIIARIRSLARKVAEAWLEERESLGFPLCAEN, from the coding sequence ATGTACTTTCAGGACATAATCTCTAGCCTCAATAATTTCTGGAGTGAGAAGGGTTGTTTGCTGCTTCAGCCATATGATTTAGAAAAGGGCGCAGGGACTATGAGCCCTCATTCTTTTTTAAGAGCGATAGGACCTGAGCCTTGGGCTGTAGCTTACCCAGAGCCCTGTCGTCGTCCTACTGATGGTAGGTATGGAGACAATCCAAATAGAGCACAGCATTATTTTCAATATCAAGTTCTTATCAAGCCTTCTTTAGACGGTATACAAGAGATTTATTTATCTTCTCTTGAAGCCTTGGGGATTTCAGCTAAGGACCACGATATTAGATTCGTTGAAGATAATTGGGAATCTCCAACTTTAGGCGCATGGGGAGTGGGTTGGGAAGTTTGGCTTGATGGGATGGAAGTCACCCAATTTACTTATTTTCAACAATGTGGAGGTCTTGATTGCAAGCCTGTTTCAATTGAGATCACTTATGGCTTGGAGCGATTGGCAATGTATCTACAAAATGTTGAAAGTATTTGGGACCTTTCTTGGAATAAAAAGACTAAATATGGTGATATCTGGCTTCCTTTTGAAACAGGTCAATGTAAGTATAATTTTGAAGAATCTAACTCGGAAAATTTAAGGAAACTTTTTGAAATTTATGAGGAAGAGGCTCATCAGTTAATCGCTAAAAAACTACCTGCACCTTGCCTTGATTACGTTTTAAAATGCAGTCATACATTTAATTTATTAGAAGCAAGAGGGGTTATTTCTGTTACTGAGAGAACTAAGATTATTGCAAGGATTCGATCTTTAGCTCGTAAAGTTGCTGAAGCTTGGTTAGAGGAAAGAGAGTCCCTTGGCTTCCCTCTTTGTGCCGAAAATTAA
- a CDS encoding DUF6737 family protein translates to MDTNAKKSFWDSKPYWCQPWSIISFGVLVLIFSFKLLNNIIISSILGFFILVWWILFLIIAPNSYQVNNDK, encoded by the coding sequence ATGGATACAAATGCAAAAAAAAGTTTTTGGGATTCAAAGCCTTATTGGTGTCAACCTTGGTCAATTATTAGCTTTGGTGTTTTAGTTCTAATTTTTAGTTTTAAACTCTTAAATAACATTATAATATCTTCTATTTTAGGATTTTTTATTCTTGTTTGGTGGATATTATTTTTAATCATTGCTCCGAATTCGTATCAAGTAAATAATGATAAATGA
- a CDS encoding nuclear transport factor 2 family protein has protein sequence MLIKEKELKKFFNLSYGEKAPSREEWESLYNKQVKFIDPTQEKNGIDAYIKAQDGLIKRCDDIYLESHSIAINKNIAFVEWTMGLKIKGLEFLYDGTTRLIFDEEGKVKEHRDYFDFCSGTFGNVPVLGAFFRWLYSRFVD, from the coding sequence ATGCTCATCAAAGAGAAAGAATTAAAAAAATTCTTCAATTTGTCTTATGGAGAGAAAGCTCCATCAAGGGAAGAATGGGAATCCTTATACAATAAACAAGTTAAATTTATAGATCCTACCCAAGAAAAAAATGGAATTGATGCTTATATCAAAGCCCAAGATGGATTAATCAAAAGATGTGATGATATTTATCTAGAATCACACTCAATTGCCATCAATAAGAATATTGCTTTTGTTGAATGGACAATGGGGTTAAAAATAAAAGGTCTCGAATTTTTATACGATGGGACAACCAGATTGATATTTGATGAAGAAGGTAAGGTTAAAGAACATAGAGATTATTTTGATTTTTGTTCTGGAACATTTGGAAATGTCCCAGTCTTAGGAGCATTTTTTAGATGGTTATATTCAAGATTTGTGGATTAA
- a CDS encoding peroxiredoxin, whose amino-acid sequence MPLKLGDQIPDFSLSDQLGVSRTNKQAKGRPLVLFFYPKDDTPGCTAENCGFRDKYDLFKLFGAEVWGVSGDDEASHRSFADKNKLPFPLLCDTENSLRRAFGVPKVLGLLDGRVTYIIDSKGVIRHIFNDLLNGPAHVNEALRVLGEIRN is encoded by the coding sequence ATGCCTTTAAAGTTAGGTGATCAAATACCTGATTTCTCACTCTCTGATCAACTAGGTGTTTCTAGGACGAATAAACAAGCAAAAGGTAGGCCACTAGTTTTATTTTTTTATCCCAAAGATGATACACCTGGTTGTACGGCTGAAAATTGCGGCTTTAGAGACAAATACGATCTTTTTAAACTATTTGGGGCTGAAGTTTGGGGGGTAAGTGGTGATGATGAAGCAAGTCATAGATCTTTTGCAGACAAAAATAAGCTTCCATTTCCATTATTGTGTGACACAGAAAATTCTTTGAGAAGAGCGTTTGGAGTTCCTAAAGTTCTTGGCTTACTTGATGGTCGAGTAACTTACATTATTGATTCAAAAGGTGTTATTAGGCATATTTTCAATGATCTTTTAAATGGTCCTGCTCATGTGAATGAGGCACTTAGAGTATTAGGCGAGATAAGAAATTAA